The stretch of DNA GCGAAGATCGGCCGGTCGGAGCTACACTCGTGCTCCCGTCACCGTTGCGAGAGCAGAAACTGCCAGGGCGGGGCAGCATGGAGGGCTTGCACGACTCCGACCGCCGGCTCAGGCCGATGTCCCCCTGGTCGATGACGGTCGCTACCCGCCGGGTCTCGACGACCGGATGGTCGTGAATGTTTCCGGCAGGGGTCGTTGAACGGCTCGCCTCGGCAATTGTACGTGATGTTCACCCGGGCCGGGCAGTTAGCGTCGGCCTAGACGGTTTGATGGGTGTTCGATAGACACCTTATGTTGCAATCGTCCGGCAGCTTTCCGGGCTGAGGGCCCCCAGGAACTCTCGCCATAGGACGCCCACCAGTTCGCCCGCCGGCTTCGAACGGGCCAGGGCCACCCCTTGGCCTGCCCAGTGGGCACCGTACCCGTGCTCGCTGACGGCCTTCGCGAGGGCGTGCAGCGACTTCCCAGCGTCGTAAGCGGTCAGATAGCTTGGAACCTCGTCGCTAGGGCTCAGGTTGCCGAGGTCGGTGAAGCGGTTCGCGAGCGACCGGGCCGGGCGGCCTGAGATAGCCCGCGTCACGACCGTGCGAAGTGCGGGTCGCTCCTGCATCGCTCGCCGGTATCCCTCGTCGGCTGCGGATTCGGGGCAAAGGATAAAGGCCGTCCCGAGCTGGGCCGCACTCGCATCCACGACCAGGGCCGCCGCGACTCCCGCCCCATCCATGATTCCCCCGGCCGCCACGACCGGGACCGAAAGGCTTTTAACGAGGAGTCGCGTGAGGGCCATCGTGCCGATGCACTCGTCTGGTGCATCCGGGTCGAAGGTGCCGCGATGGCCCCCCGCCTCGAATCCTTGGCCAATAACTCCATCGACCCCGGCCGCCTCGGCGGCACGGCCTTCGGCGAGATTCGTCGCCGTCGCCAGGAGCGTGATTCCCGCTTCTCTGAGTGCTCGAATCCGACTCACTTCCGGCAGGCCGAAGTGCAGACTCACGACCGGTGGCCGCTCGGCGACCAGCACGTCGAGCATGGCGTCATCGACGAGGAAACTCTTGTAAATTTCGCGAAGGCTTGCCGAGGGCTCGGCTCCGTATCGTGCGAAGAGGGGTTCGAGTCGCGACAGCCACGCGGCCTCTCGCTGCGGTTCATGGATAGCCGGAGGGTGGCAGAAGACGTTCACGTTGAACGGCCGGTCGGTGAGAGACCACAACGCCCGGACCATCTCGCAGGCCGCCTCAGCGTCGAGATTTCCCACCCCGATCGAGCCGAGGCCACTTGCGTTCGATACGGCTGCTGCCATCTGCGTTGTGGAGACGCCCGCCATCGGGGCCTGGATGACCGGGATGCGGATGCCAAGCTTTCGGGCGAGGTCGTTCATCGTTGATGGCCCCCATGTGACTTCTCCTTTCTACTACGAACCGCGTGGAGTTTCGACGCCGCCGGTTTTACCTGAGAGAATTCCCATTATCTCAGGTCTTCTTGCCCATTCCGGAAGATGCCGAAGGGGTCTCAAACGGCTTCAACGCGATCGATGGAATATCGGTCGACGCCGTGCCCGGGTCGGTTTTATCTGGGCCGCGCTGACATCGGCCTGGAGATGGGGACGGGGCCAAGGGGTGTCGGACGGACCGACACCCCTTGGCTCACCTAGCCTCCAAGGGTATCGCTTCGAGCGACCACCCTTCGGTGGTGCGGGCCAGGCCAGGGGTACACACTCAGCGTGTACCCCTCCCTTGCCGCCAAAGGGGGGCACTACTGATGGCCCCAAGCGTCCGGCTGACTCGGGCGAAGGGTGTGCATCGCACGCACACGCTTTCGAGAATTGAGGCCAGCCGGGGCACGCGTTTCGTGCGTGCCCCTTGGTTGTCGACCTCCGTGCCGGCATTCACGATCTGGACGCCGCGGCCAACTTGAAAGCTTGATTTCGGGGGCGGGTTTTCAACCCAAGCGAGTACCCCACCGAGAGCCCTTTGCTTCGGTCATAGGCCGGCGCACGGCTCGCAGTCTTGTCTTTGAGGATGCAAATCCTGGACATATCTGGTATGGGTCGAAAGGACGGGTCGGGTCGTGCGTGATACCTTCCGGGACCCGCCCGCGCCTCGGAGGATTCTCGTGATGAGGCCCTTGCCCGCCCGCATCTCAGTTCCGTCGCCCGACCCACGACCCTCTCGGATT from Isosphaeraceae bacterium EP7 encodes:
- a CDS encoding nitronate monooxygenase, whose protein sequence is MNDLARKLGIRIPVIQAPMAGVSTTQMAAAVSNASGLGSIGVGNLDAEAACEMVRALWSLTDRPFNVNVFCHPPAIHEPQREAAWLSRLEPLFARYGAEPSASLREIYKSFLVDDAMLDVLVAERPPVVSLHFGLPEVSRIRALREAGITLLATATNLAEGRAAEAAGVDGVIGQGFEAGGHRGTFDPDAPDECIGTMALTRLLVKSLSVPVVAAGGIMDGAGVAAALVVDASAAQLGTAFILCPESAADEGYRRAMQERPALRTVVTRAISGRPARSLANRFTDLGNLSPSDEVPSYLTAYDAGKSLHALAKAVSEHGYGAHWAGQGVALARSKPAGELVGVLWREFLGALSPESCRTIAT